A DNA window from Pyrus communis chromosome 3, drPyrComm1.1, whole genome shotgun sequence contains the following coding sequences:
- the LOC137729965 gene encoding protein CASPARIAN STRIP INTEGRITY FACTOR 1-like, which yields MRVETLRKKQDPTTKLPNNMAFMFLKKFSILFLLISASFFSSSFAAGRKSKFVNKLAKEVDANTEEMLGKPLNHEEIARIHERLLRANTKDYGRYDPAPALVKPPFKLIPN from the exons ATGAGAGTAGAGACCCTCAGAAAGAAACAAGATCCAACAACAAAGTTGCCTAACAACATGGCTTTCATGTTCCTCAAGAAGTTCAGCATCCTCTTTCTTCTGATTTCGGCATCATTTTTCTCATCCTCTTTCGCAGCAG GTCGAAAATCGAAGTTTGTCAACAAGTTGGCCAAAGAAGTGGATGCAAACACAGAG GAAATGTTAGGGAAGCCATTGAACCACGAAGAAATAGCTAGAATCCATGAAAGGCTTCTTAGAGCTAACACCAAAGACTACGGACGATATGATCCAGCACCTGCTCTTGTTAAGCCTCCTTTCAAGCTCATTCCCAACTGA